The genomic window CCGCCAGGTTATAAAGCTCCCACTTCTTCAGGTTGGCTCCATTGTGCTCCGCCACCTTGGTGCCGACCAGCTTCCAGTCGCCCTCCATAACGAAGGCATTGCCGATGTGTTCCGAAAAAATCGGTTCCGCGCGTTCCAATGGCAGGAAGTCAAAAGCCGGGCTGAATGAGATTCCGCCGAGCGGCTTGATTTGGTTGCCGTTAAACGCCTTCGGATATTCCGCACCGGCCATTTCCAGGAGCGTTGGCATAACATCGATAATGTGCGCAGGTGAATCATACCAATCGGCTTGCGGCGTGATGCGCTTTGGCCAGCTCAGCAGAAACGGCGTCGCCGCCCCGCCCTCGTGCGTGAAGGTTTTATATTTCCGGAACGGGGTATTGATGGCATTTGCCCAGGCCTCGCCGATGCTGTTGGCCGTGGACTGGTTGCGCTTTTCGGGAGGATCGATTGCGCCGCGTCCGAGCATGCCGCCCTCGTGGCATCCGCCGTTGTCGGACAGGAACATAATCATGGTATTTTCCAGCTGACCGGATTTTTCCAGGGATTGGATAAGCTTGCCGATATTCTGATCCACCCGATCAATCATCGCGGCATAGACCGCCATGCGCAGATCCATTTCCTTCTGTTTGGTTGGGTCGAGTGAATCCCAGGCGGGAATGCTTTCATCCGACGGAGAGAGTTTCCAGTCTTTGGAAATCAGCCCCAGCGCCAGCTGTTTGGCATAGCGTTGTTCGCGGAGTTTTTCCCAGCCGATCATATAGTTGCCGCGATATTTTTCGACCTCCTCCTCGTGCGCCTGCACGGGCCAGTGCGGCGCGGTGTAGGCGAGGTAGAGAAAGAACGGGCGTCCCGCTCCCGCCTGCTCTTCCTGGATGAAACGAATCGCATGGTCGGTGAAGGCATCGGTGGTGTAGTAGGGCCGATCGGTCGTGCTCTTCAACTCCGGATCCGGTTCGTTCATGAAGGTGATGCCGCGCTCGCCCTGCGGATGGAAAAAGCGGGTCGCCCCCGAGATGCAGCCATAATATTTTTCGAAGCCGCGCTGCAGGGGCCAGCGCTCAGGCTCGTTATAACCCAGATGCCACTTACCGGTCATGAGCGTGGCATAGCCTGCGGGCTTCAGTGCCTCGGCAATGGTTACACATTCGCGGTTCAGATAGCCCCGATAGCCCGGGGAATCTTCGCCATAATCCTGATTGTGCTGGTTCGGCGAATTGGTCATGCGGCCGATGCCGGTTGCGGCGGCGGGAAGCCCGGTCATCAATGTGGCACGCGTCGGGCAGCAGCGGGAGTTGTTATAGAACCGAGAAAATTTCACGCCGTTTTTCGCCAGCGCATCGATGTTCGGCGTATCGATCTCGCCGCCATAGCAGCCGATGTCCGAAAAACCCATGTCGTCGACCATGATTAAAACGATGTTCGGCCGTTGTTCAGCACATGCAAAGGCCGCGATGAGTCCACCGCATAAAATAGCGTTCAATCGCTTCATTTCCCCTCCGGCCTCCACCACCTGGCCTTGCCCTTCCAAGCTGCGGGCGGGCCTGTTTTTGAAAGTTCCTCAACCACCCGTTGGTCGTCTTCCGAAGGTTGGAATCGCGGATCTTTGGAGCGGATGATCAAATCGTCTTCCGTCTCCTCAATTTCGACCGGCACCAGCCAGAGGCTCCAGTTCTGCATGCCCTCGGTGAAGAATTCGTGGTCGAAGGCGGTGCTCCACCAGCGGCCTTCATGATCCTGGAACAGGTTGCCATGCCCCGCATTCTTCAGCGCCATGCGGCGCTTGCCATAGGGGCCGTAGAGATTTTTGGAAACCGTATAGTAGAGATCGTACGTATCGGTTGGTTCATAGCCGTAGCGGCCGGAAGCGATATGCAGATATTTATCGCCGATCTTCAGCATCAGGATTCCCTCGTATCCGAGCGGGTGGTTCCCCTTGTGCTTCAGCTTGGTCTTTTCCTCGGCCAGCCCGCTCATGTCCGGTTTCATCTTTGCAATGAAGTCCGCCTGGTAGCAGTAGTAGACCTCGCCGTTTTCTTCGTAAAGATGCGAATCAATGTTGTGCGGCCCATCCATCAGCGGCAACGCATCATAGGGCCCCTCGATCCTGCCCGTCGTACTTTTGAGGAGCGAGTGTCCGCCTGTATTTGCGCTGAGCGGAACCCACCACGTTCCGTTCATGCAATGGATCTCCGGTGCCCAGATGGTGCGCTCACGCATCGGCCCCGTGCGCTTCAGCGGAACGTCAAAAAACCAATCGTCTTTTCCGTCGCGCTCCAGCTCCCAGACAAAGCCCAGGTCTTTCCACTCTGCGAGATCCCTGCTCTTCCAGATTTTTATCCCGGCGGTTTCGCCCCACGAGGTTCCGGCGGTGGTGCCCGTCATGTAGAAGAAACCGTCCGGCCCCTTCAGCACAAACGGATCGCGCACCTTTTCGTTCAACGCCTGGAATGCTTCGTTGTGCGCCTTGACCTTTTCCAGCTTTTGTTCCGAGGTCAGCACGCCTGCATCAGCCATATGGAAGCCACAAAAGAGCGCACAAACCGCAAAGATTGAAATCCTGTTCATACCGGTATCCCGCCAAAGCTTAATCGATCTTCCGTGACAATCCCTCTTCGGTGACTTCCACGAGCTTGATGGTGCCATCGTCATTAAACTCCAGCCATTCGGCACGGATCCGGCGGCGGCTGGTCTCGCTCTCCTTCGGCGCCCACTCGTGGTAGAAGATGATCCACTTGCCGTTATGCTCAATGATGGAATGGTGGTTGTTGGCACCATAAGGCTTCATGATCTCGCCGCGGTAGGTGAACGGCCCCTTGGGATTATCGCCGGTGTAGTAGATCAGATGGTTCCACTTTTTCGCATAGGTAAAATAGTAGACCCCGTTGCGCTTGAAGACATAGGTCGCCTCATATTTATCCGGCACCTCGCCAATCTCGAGTCTGATATCCTGCTGGTCTTTGAAACTGACCATGTCCGGGTTCAGCTCACGCACCTTGTTCTGGGCATAGAGATAGGAACGGCCATCGTCGTCGTTGAAGATACACGGGTCGTGCCAGCGGATCAGCATCTTGCCAAGCGCTTCCTTGTAGGGCCCTTCCGGCTTGTCCGCAATCGCCACGCCGACCCCGCCGGGGTGTTCCTTCCCGTTGTTGAAATAGTAGTAGAAATAATACTTTCCATTTTTGAAGGTGATGTCCGGAGCCCAGGCGTTGTTGATGCCCCACCCCGACATTTCCGTATCGAAAATCTTCCCGTGGTTCGTCCAGTTCACCAGGTCGGAAGATGACCAGCATTCCCAGAACTTCTGGTCGCTCCAGTCCTTGAGGTCATACGTCGGAAAAACAAACACACGCCCGTCCCGCGCCACGACCCCCGACGGATCGGCGCCCCAGAACATCGGATTCTTCGCCTGCGCCTGAAACGCGGCACAACCAATAACCATCAACAACAACGCTTTCTTCATTTCCTTCTTCTCCTCGCAATTAAAACTTCTGTACTTCGTCGGGCCCCGGCGCGGCATAGTGTGGGTCGCGGGTTTCTATCACCACCTCGCCATTCACCGTTTTGATATCCAGCGGAACAATCGTCAGTCCGGCCGGGTTATAGGTATAGGCCGTTCCCGGGGTGGCATGGTCATAGACCTTGTCGCCGGGCTTTACATATTTTCCATTGATGAATGCCGTGCACCACCACTCGCCTTCCAACCCCTGGAAAACCGTGCCGTGTCCGAGGCAGCGGCCCACCCACTTCCGTTCGTCATACGGGCCGGTAATATGATCCGCTGTGCAATAGTAAAGGTTGTAGGTGCCGTGTCGCATCTGATCCGTGCTCCAGGCCGTACCGAACAGCACATACTTATCGCCCACTTTGATAATCTGACACCCCTCATGCCCCAGCTTGCGGTTCGAGGGGCCAATGCTATGTTGCTGCGCAACGAAGCCGCTCATATCGGGCTTGAGCTGCTGAATCTGTGCGCATCCCCAAACCAGCCAGAGCGATCCATCGTCATCCTCGAACAGCGAAGGGTCGTGACGACGGCCCAGTTCAATACCCATCGGTTCAACGAATGGCCCCTTCAACTCCTTGGAATCATTCTGAAACAGATTGGCCATCCCGATGTTGGATGTATGCATACCAATCCAGCGGCCATCCACAAACCAGACTTCCGGTGCCCAGAGGAGATACTTTTTTGCCGCGTGTTTAACATCTGTTTTGGCAATAACCTCCGGAAGCCAGGCCGAATCCTCAACACTCCACGGCACACCAAAATTTTCCCAGCTTTTCAAATCCCTGCTACGCCAGATTTCCAATCCCTGGATTTTCCCCGGAATATGATCCAGCCGCGTGCAGCTCAGGTAAAAAAATCCATCCGCCCCCCGGGTGATGAACGGATCGCGCATCCAGTCGTCCATCAAATGGATCGCCGCATCCCGACTCTTAAATTTTGCAGCGATATTTTCCGGTGTATCAGCAGCAAACGAACCGGTAGCCAAACAGA from Pontiella desulfatans includes these protein-coding regions:
- a CDS encoding family 43 glycosylhydrolase, whose product is MKKIVVMAVCLATGSFAADTPENIAAKFKSRDAAIHLMDDWMRDPFITRGADGFFYLSCTRLDHIPGKIQGLEIWRSRDLKSWENFGVPWSVEDSAWLPEVIAKTDVKHAAKKYLLWAPEVWFVDGRWIGMHTSNIGMANLFQNDSKELKGPFVEPMGIELGRRHDPSLFEDDDGSLWLVWGCAQIQQLKPDMSGFVAQQHSIGPSNRKLGHEGCQIIKVGDKYVLFGTAWSTDQMRHGTYNLYYCTADHITGPYDERKWVGRCLGHGTVFQGLEGEWWCTAFINGKYVKPGDKVYDHATPGTAYTYNPAGLTIVPLDIKTVNGEVVIETRDPHYAAPGPDEVQKF
- a CDS encoding family 43 glycosylhydrolase is translated as MNRISIFAVCALFCGFHMADAGVLTSEQKLEKVKAHNEAFQALNEKVRDPFVLKGPDGFFYMTGTTAGTSWGETAGIKIWKSRDLAEWKDLGFVWELERDGKDDWFFDVPLKRTGPMRERTIWAPEIHCMNGTWWVPLSANTGGHSLLKSTTGRIEGPYDALPLMDGPHNIDSHLYEENGEVYYCYQADFIAKMKPDMSGLAEEKTKLKHKGNHPLGYEGILMLKIGDKYLHIASGRYGYEPTDTYDLYYTVSKNLYGPYGKRRMALKNAGHGNLFQDHEGRWWSTAFDHEFFTEGMQNWSLWLVPVEIEETEDDLIIRSKDPRFQPSEDDQRVVEELSKTGPPAAWKGKARWWRPEGK
- a CDS encoding family 43 glycosylhydrolase produces the protein MKKALLLMVIGCAAFQAQAKNPMFWGADPSGVVARDGRVFVFPTYDLKDWSDQKFWECWSSSDLVNWTNHGKIFDTEMSGWGINNAWAPDITFKNGKYYFYYYFNNGKEHPGGVGVAIADKPEGPYKEALGKMLIRWHDPCIFNDDDGRSYLYAQNKVRELNPDMVSFKDQQDIRLEIGEVPDKYEATYVFKRNGVYYFTYAKKWNHLIYYTGDNPKGPFTYRGEIMKPYGANNHHSIIEHNGKWIIFYHEWAPKESETSRRRIRAEWLEFNDDGTIKLVEVTEEGLSRKID
- a CDS encoding arylsulfatase → MKRLNAILCGGLIAAFACAEQRPNIVLIMVDDMGFSDIGCYGGEIDTPNIDALAKNGVKFSRFYNNSRCCPTRATLMTGLPAAATGIGRMTNSPNQHNQDYGEDSPGYRGYLNRECVTIAEALKPAGYATLMTGKWHLGYNEPERWPLQRGFEKYYGCISGATRFFHPQGERGITFMNEPDPELKSTTDRPYYTTDAFTDHAIRFIQEEQAGAGRPFFLYLAYTAPHWPVQAHEEEVEKYRGNYMIGWEKLREQRYAKQLALGLISKDWKLSPSDESIPAWDSLDPTKQKEMDLRMAVYAAMIDRVDQNIGKLIQSLEKSGQLENTMIMFLSDNGGCHEGGMLGRGAIDPPEKRNQSTANSIGEAWANAINTPFRKYKTFTHEGGAATPFLLSWPKRITPQADWYDSPAHIIDVMPTLLEMAGAEYPKAFNGNQIKPLGGISFSPAFDFLPLERAEPIFSEHIGNAFVMEGDWKLVGTKVAEHNGANLKKWELYNLAEDRTELNDLAKNYPERVERMSKAWKTWADEANVYPRPAGKPKPTKEEKH